The following proteins are encoded in a genomic region of Mycobacterium sp. 155:
- the fabG1 gene encoding 3-oxoacyl-ACP reductase FabG1 yields the protein MSDKVAAEADTETTPGRPAFVPRSVLVTGGNRGIGLAIAQRLAADGHKVAVTHRGSGAPDGLFGVVCDVTDNDAVDRAFKEVEEHQGPVEVLVSNAGISKDAFLMRMTEDRFTDVIDANLTGAFRVAQRASRSMQRKRFGRIIFIGSVSGMWGIGNQANYAAAKAGLIGMARSISRELSKAGVTANVVAPGYIDTEMTRALDERIQAGALEFIPAKRVGTAEEVAGAVSFLASEDASYIAGAVIPVDGGMGMGH from the coding sequence ATGAGTGACAAGGTTGCCGCTGAAGCCGACACCGAAACCACCCCTGGCCGTCCCGCGTTCGTACCGCGTTCTGTCCTGGTCACCGGGGGTAACCGGGGCATCGGGCTGGCGATCGCGCAGCGTCTGGCTGCCGACGGGCACAAGGTGGCCGTGACCCACCGTGGATCCGGGGCGCCTGACGGGCTCTTCGGAGTCGTGTGCGATGTCACCGACAACGACGCCGTGGACCGCGCCTTCAAAGAGGTCGAGGAACACCAGGGCCCGGTCGAGGTGCTGGTCTCAAATGCCGGTATTTCCAAGGATGCATTCCTCATGCGAATGACGGAAGACCGGTTCACGGACGTCATCGACGCGAACCTCACCGGGGCGTTCCGGGTGGCTCAGCGGGCATCGCGCAGCATGCAGCGCAAGCGCTTCGGCCGGATCATCTTCATCGGTTCGGTTTCGGGCATGTGGGGTATCGGCAACCAGGCCAACTATGCAGCTGCCAAGGCCGGTCTGATCGGCATGGCTCGTTCGATCTCCCGGGAACTGTCCAAGGCCGGCGTCACTGCGAATGTCGTCGCGCCCGGCTACATCGACACCGAGATGACCCGCGCGCTCGATGAGCGGATTCAGGCCGGAGCGCTCGAGTTCATTCCCGCCAAGCGCGTCGGCACCGCCGAGGAGGTCGCCGGCGCAGTCAGCTTCCTGGCGTCCGAGGACGCGAGCTATATCGCCGGTGCGGTGATCCCCGTCGACGGCGGCATGGGTATGGGTCACTGA
- a CDS encoding NfeD family protein: protein MPVWLIWLIVALGLAGVEALTGDMFLLMLAGGALAATATSALVDWPVWADGAVFLVVSVLLLVLVRPALRRRLLSGHGLPDPVKALEGQSALVLDRVARHEGQVKLDGEVWTARPLNDDDVFEPGDHVTVIRIDGATAVVFKSL from the coding sequence ATGCCTGTGTGGCTGATCTGGCTCATCGTAGCGCTGGGGCTGGCCGGGGTTGAGGCGCTGACTGGCGATATGTTCCTGCTCATGCTCGCCGGCGGAGCGCTGGCAGCCACCGCCACCAGCGCATTGGTGGACTGGCCGGTGTGGGCGGACGGCGCGGTATTCCTGGTGGTTTCGGTTCTACTGCTCGTGTTGGTACGGCCGGCGCTGCGCCGGCGGTTGCTCAGCGGGCACGGTCTCCCTGACCCGGTCAAGGCCTTGGAAGGCCAATCCGCGCTGGTGCTGGACCGGGTCGCGCGGCACGAGGGACAGGTCAAGCTCGACGGGGAAGTCTGGACGGCGCGACCGCTCAACGACGACGATGTGTTCGAGCCGGGTGACCACGTGACCGTTATCAGGATCGACGGCGCGACCGCGGTTGTCTTCAAGTCACTGTAA
- a CDS encoding SPFH domain-containing protein, translating into MDGALAGLVFLVVLVIFAIIVVAKSVALIPQAEAAVIERLGRYSRTVSGQLTLLVPFIDRIRARVDLRERVVSFPPQPVITEDNLTLNIDTVVYFQVTNPQAAVYQISNYIVGVEQLTTTTLRNVVGGMTLEQTLTSRDSINAQLRGVLDEATGRWGLRVARVELRSIDPPPSIQESMEKQMKADRDKRAMILTAEGVRESSIKQAEGQKQSQILAAEGAKQAAILAAEADRQSRMLRAQGERAAQYLQAQGQAKAIEKTFAAIKAGRPTPEMLAYQYLQTLPQMAKGEANKVWLVPSDFGSALQGFTKMLGAPGEDGVFRYTPTPVEDDLPKPEDDSEEVADWFSTDTDPAIAQAVAKAEAEARATTPPLGAPAPAQPPRSLDTPNPQEGLPRGSHRA; encoded by the coding sequence ATGGACGGTGCTCTAGCCGGGTTGGTCTTCCTGGTGGTACTGGTGATATTCGCGATCATCGTGGTGGCGAAGTCCGTCGCGCTGATTCCTCAGGCCGAGGCGGCGGTCATCGAGCGGCTTGGTCGGTACAGCCGCACGGTCAGTGGCCAGCTGACGCTGTTGGTGCCGTTCATCGACCGGATCCGCGCCCGCGTGGACTTGCGTGAGCGGGTGGTGTCGTTCCCGCCGCAGCCCGTGATCACCGAGGACAACCTGACGCTGAACATCGACACGGTCGTCTACTTCCAGGTCACCAACCCGCAGGCCGCGGTGTATCAGATCAGCAACTACATCGTCGGCGTCGAGCAGCTGACCACCACGACGCTGCGCAACGTGGTCGGCGGCATGACGCTGGAGCAGACGCTGACGTCGCGTGATTCGATCAACGCGCAGCTGCGGGGTGTGCTCGATGAGGCCACCGGCCGCTGGGGTCTGCGAGTGGCCCGGGTCGAGCTGCGCAGCATCGACCCGCCACCGTCGATCCAGGAGTCGATGGAGAAGCAGATGAAGGCCGACCGCGACAAACGGGCCATGATTCTGACGGCCGAGGGTGTGCGGGAATCGTCGATCAAACAGGCCGAGGGGCAGAAGCAGTCCCAGATCCTGGCGGCGGAAGGCGCCAAGCAGGCCGCGATTCTGGCCGCCGAGGCCGATCGGCAGTCCCGCATGCTGCGGGCGCAGGGTGAGCGGGCCGCCCAGTACCTGCAGGCGCAGGGCCAGGCCAAGGCCATCGAGAAGACGTTCGCGGCGATCAAGGCCGGCCGGCCCACGCCGGAGATGCTGGCCTACCAGTATTTGCAGACCCTGCCGCAGATGGCCAAGGGTGAAGCGAACAAGGTATGGCTCGTGCCGAGCGATTTCGGTTCGGCGCTGCAGGGATTCACCAAGATGCTGGGTGCGCCCGGCGAGGACGGCGTGTTCCGCTACACCCCGACCCCGGTAGAGGATGACCTGCCGAAGCCCGAGGACGACAGCGAAGAGGTTGCCGACTGGTTCTCCACCGACACCGACCCTGCGATCGCTCAGGCTGTCGCCAAGGCCGAGGCCGAAGCGCGCGCCACGACACCGCCGCTAGGTGCTCCGGCCCCGGCCCAGCCGCCACGGTCGTTGGACACGCCCAATCCGCAGGAGGGCCTGCCTCGCGGATCGCATCGCGCCTGA
- a CDS encoding MoxR family ATPase, whose protein sequence is MTSPSGPPQGAGGYDGTSPAPGYSPGSPAAPAAPQPGAHTAAASNNSGLQGEVHTLERAIFEVKRIIVGQDQLVERMLVGLLAKGHVLLEGVPGVAKTLAVETFAKVVGGTFARIQFTPDLVPTDIIGTRIYRQGKEDFDIELGPVVVNFLLADEINRAPAKVQSALLEVMAERKISIGGKTFPLPNPFLVMATQNPIEQEGVYQLPEAQRDRFLFKLNVDYPSPEEEREIIYRMGVKPPEPKQILATGDLLRLQDVAANTFVHHALVDYVVRVVTATREPEKFGMPDAKAWIAYGASPRASLGIIAASRALALVRGRDYVVPQDVVEIIPDVLRHRLVLTYDALADEISAESVVNRILQTVALPQVNALPQQGHSVQPVVPAAAAAAAAASR, encoded by the coding sequence ATGACGTCACCGAGTGGACCGCCGCAGGGCGCCGGAGGTTATGACGGCACGAGCCCGGCGCCGGGTTATTCCCCCGGCTCACCGGCCGCGCCTGCTGCTCCGCAGCCCGGCGCGCACACCGCAGCGGCGTCGAACAACAGCGGCCTGCAGGGCGAGGTGCACACCTTGGAGCGGGCAATCTTCGAAGTCAAGCGCATCATCGTCGGTCAGGATCAACTGGTCGAGCGCATGCTGGTCGGTCTGCTCGCCAAGGGCCATGTTTTGCTCGAAGGTGTGCCCGGTGTCGCCAAGACGCTGGCCGTCGAGACGTTCGCCAAGGTGGTGGGCGGTACGTTCGCCCGTATCCAGTTCACCCCCGACCTGGTCCCCACCGACATCATCGGAACCCGCATCTATCGGCAGGGCAAGGAAGACTTCGACATCGAGCTCGGTCCCGTCGTCGTCAACTTCCTGCTCGCCGACGAGATCAACCGCGCCCCGGCCAAGGTGCAGTCGGCGTTGCTCGAGGTGATGGCCGAACGGAAGATCTCCATCGGCGGCAAGACCTTCCCGCTGCCCAACCCGTTCCTGGTCATGGCCACCCAGAACCCGATCGAGCAAGAGGGTGTCTACCAGCTGCCCGAGGCCCAGCGGGACCGGTTCCTGTTCAAGCTCAACGTCGACTACCCGTCGCCGGAGGAGGAACGCGAGATCATCTACCGGATGGGCGTCAAACCCCCGGAGCCCAAACAGATCCTCGCCACCGGGGACCTGCTGCGGTTGCAGGATGTCGCCGCCAACACCTTCGTGCACCACGCGTTGGTCGACTACGTGGTCCGGGTCGTCACCGCGACGCGTGAGCCGGAGAAGTTCGGCATGCCCGACGCTAAGGCGTGGATCGCTTACGGTGCCTCCCCGCGTGCCTCGTTGGGCATCATCGCGGCCTCCCGTGCGTTGGCGCTGGTGCGCGGGCGCGATTACGTCGTCCCGCAGGACGTCGTCGAAATCATCCCCGACGTGCTGCGGCACCGGTTGGTGCTGACATACGACGCGCTGGCAGACGAGATCTCCGCGGAGAGTGTGGTCAACCGCATTCTGCAGACCGTGGCACTGCCTCAGGTGAATGCCCTTCCGCAGCAAGGTCATTCGGTTCAGCCCGTCGTGCCTGCCGCGGCCGCTGCCGCCGCGGCCGCGAGTCGGTGA
- a CDS encoding ferrochelatase — MLFDALLLLSFGGPEGPEQVRPFLENVTRGRNIPPERLDEVAEHYLHFGGISPINGINRALIEQLRAEIPDLPVYFGNRNWAPYAEDTVATMRDDGVRRAAVFTTSAWGGYSSCTQYVEDIARARAAVGEDAPELVKLRQYFDHPLLVEMYSEAVTAAAATLPSGARVVFTAHSIPIAADERHGPRLYSRQVAYAARLVAAAAGIDDYDLVWQSRSGPPQVPWLEPDVGDHLSELEQQGIKSVVVCPIGFVADHIEVVWDLDHELRLQAEAVGIELARAATPNADPRYAKLAAELIGELRDGGEPLRVPGPNPVPGYGFSINGAPCSPHCCGSAR; from the coding sequence GTGCTTTTTGATGCCCTGCTGTTGCTGTCCTTCGGCGGACCCGAGGGACCGGAACAGGTACGGCCGTTCCTGGAGAACGTCACCCGCGGGCGCAACATCCCGCCGGAGCGGCTCGATGAGGTCGCCGAGCACTACCTGCATTTCGGCGGCATATCGCCGATCAACGGGATCAACCGCGCGCTGATCGAACAGCTGCGGGCCGAAATACCCGATCTGCCGGTGTATTTCGGAAACCGCAACTGGGCCCCCTACGCCGAGGACACCGTCGCGACGATGCGGGACGACGGGGTCCGCCGCGCCGCGGTGTTCACCACGTCGGCTTGGGGCGGGTACTCGAGCTGTACGCAATACGTCGAGGACATTGCCCGAGCACGCGCCGCGGTGGGGGAGGACGCGCCCGAATTGGTGAAGCTGCGTCAGTATTTCGACCATCCGCTGCTGGTGGAGATGTACTCCGAGGCGGTTACGGCCGCCGCGGCGACGCTGCCCAGTGGTGCGCGGGTGGTGTTCACCGCGCATTCGATCCCGATCGCCGCCGACGAACGGCACGGGCCGCGGCTCTACAGTCGGCAGGTGGCCTATGCCGCGCGTCTGGTGGCGGCGGCCGCGGGCATCGACGACTACGACCTGGTGTGGCAGTCACGATCAGGTCCACCGCAGGTGCCGTGGTTGGAACCCGATGTCGGCGACCACCTTTCGGAGCTGGAGCAGCAAGGCATCAAGTCGGTTGTGGTGTGCCCCATCGGCTTCGTCGCCGACCACATCGAAGTGGTGTGGGACCTCGACCACGAACTGCGGTTGCAGGCCGAGGCCGTGGGTATCGAGCTGGCCCGGGCCGCCACGCCGAATGCCGATCCGCGATACGCCAAGCTGGCCGCCGAGCTGATCGGCGAGCTGCGAGATGGTGGCGAACCGTTGCGCGTGCCGGGGCCGAATCCGGTGCCTGGCTACGGATTCAGCATCAACGGTGCGCCCTGTTCGCCGCACTGCTGCGGCAGCGCCCGCTAG
- a CDS encoding nitroreductase family deazaflavin-dependent oxidoreductase translates to MTADMFADLGARILRNRRLVRAPIWVYRMRAGALLGSRVLMLEHIGRTSGRRRYVVLEVIDHPAADIYTVASGFGAKAQWFRNIGANPHVRVWAGSRAPRPAVAHVLDQQGTDRVLNAYRSGHPTAWAQFKPILEETLGQPITDTGTPLPMVELRLQAG, encoded by the coding sequence ATGACCGCCGACATGTTCGCCGACCTCGGCGCGCGCATCCTGCGCAATCGCCGGCTGGTGCGCGCCCCGATCTGGGTCTATCGCATGCGCGCGGGAGCTCTGCTGGGTTCACGGGTGCTGATGCTCGAACACATCGGTCGCACATCGGGCCGACGACGCTACGTCGTGTTGGAAGTCATCGACCACCCAGCCGCCGACATCTATACCGTCGCCTCCGGATTCGGCGCGAAAGCCCAGTGGTTCCGCAACATCGGTGCCAATCCCCACGTCCGGGTATGGGCGGGAAGCCGCGCGCCCAGGCCTGCCGTCGCACACGTGCTCGACCAACAGGGCACCGACCGCGTATTGAACGCTTACCGGTCGGGCCACCCCACGGCATGGGCGCAGTTCAAGCCGATCCTGGAAGAGACGCTCGGCCAACCGATCACCGACACCGGTACCCCGCTGCCCATGGTCGAGCTGCGTTTACAAGCCGGCTGA
- a CDS encoding VWA domain-containing protein, translating to MTLPILGPMSLSGFAHPWWFLFLFVVAALAVLYVIVQRARQRRILRFANMELLESVAPKRPTRWRHVPAILLVTALVLFTVALAGPTHDVRIPRNRAVVMLVIDVSQSMRATDVEPSRLVAAQEAAKQFADQLTPGINLGLIAYAGTATVLVQPTTNREATKNALDKLQLADRTATGEGIFTALQAIATVGAVIGGGDEPPPARIVLMSDGKETVPSNPDNPKGAYTAARTAKDQGIPISTVSFGTPYGYVEINDQRQPVPVDDETLKKIAQLSGGDSFNASNLEQLKAVFTSLQQQIGYETIKGDASLGWLRLGALVLALAALAGLFINRRLPN from the coding sequence ATGACATTACCGATACTCGGGCCGATGAGCCTTTCGGGCTTCGCGCACCCGTGGTGGTTCCTGTTCCTGTTCGTGGTGGCGGCCCTGGCGGTGCTGTATGTCATCGTCCAGCGCGCCCGGCAGCGGCGGATCCTGCGGTTCGCGAACATGGAGCTGCTGGAGAGTGTGGCACCGAAGCGGCCGACCCGCTGGCGCCATGTGCCGGCGATCCTGCTGGTGACCGCGTTGGTGCTGTTCACCGTCGCGCTGGCGGGCCCCACCCACGACGTGCGGATTCCACGCAACCGTGCCGTGGTGATGCTGGTGATCGACGTCTCGCAGTCCATGCGGGCCACCGATGTCGAGCCCAGCCGACTGGTCGCGGCGCAGGAGGCCGCCAAGCAGTTTGCCGACCAGCTGACGCCCGGGATCAACCTGGGACTCATCGCCTACGCCGGCACCGCCACGGTATTGGTGCAGCCGACCACCAACCGCGAGGCGACGAAGAACGCACTGGACAAGCTGCAGCTGGCTGACCGGACCGCCACGGGCGAGGGCATCTTCACCGCACTGCAGGCGATCGCGACGGTGGGCGCGGTGATCGGCGGTGGTGACGAGCCGCCGCCGGCGCGGATCGTGCTCATGTCCGACGGTAAGGAAACGGTGCCGTCGAATCCCGATAATCCCAAGGGTGCCTACACGGCGGCCCGCACCGCTAAGGACCAGGGCATTCCGATCTCGACGGTGTCGTTCGGCACGCCGTACGGCTATGTCGAGATCAACGATCAGCGCCAGCCCGTGCCGGTGGACGACGAGACCCTGAAGAAGATCGCCCAGCTGTCCGGTGGTGACTCGTTCAACGCGTCGAACCTGGAGCAGCTCAAGGCGGTCTTCACGTCGCTGCAACAGCAGATCGGCTACGAGACCATCAAGGGCGACGCCAGCCTGGGCTGGTTGCGGCTCGGTGCATTGGTGCTTGCACTTGCGGCACTCGCCGGACTGTTCATCAACCGCAGGCTGCCCAACTAG
- a CDS encoding DUF6676 family protein: MTGPHVIPFLPAFIPVEVCDTVGLSPAQPDGVAKCMAVVQADVVDDGVSAPAADVPGLRQVVSDARQEGIDLKVVVVPKDPFIDTPLRDIASEIGQANPGSTVLAISPSFAGTYSQSIDRVTLEAGQDVAKTGNPVQSARNFVDQITTPIFPWTTLTIVLTLGVAAAAVITRVLQVRGKRARSSAASVSSETAPSDPSNISS, encoded by the coding sequence GTGACTGGACCGCACGTCATCCCGTTTCTGCCTGCCTTCATTCCGGTCGAGGTGTGCGACACGGTGGGCCTCTCCCCGGCGCAACCCGATGGCGTGGCGAAGTGCATGGCGGTCGTGCAGGCCGACGTTGTCGATGACGGTGTGAGTGCGCCGGCCGCCGACGTCCCCGGGCTGCGGCAGGTGGTCAGTGACGCCCGTCAGGAAGGCATCGACCTCAAGGTCGTCGTCGTGCCCAAGGACCCGTTCATCGACACGCCGCTGCGGGACATCGCCTCGGAGATTGGTCAGGCCAATCCCGGGTCGACCGTGCTTGCCATCAGTCCGTCATTTGCCGGTACTTATAGCCAGTCGATAGACCGGGTCACTTTGGAGGCCGGACAAGACGTTGCAAAGACCGGTAACCCGGTGCAGTCGGCACGGAATTTCGTCGATCAGATAACGACTCCGATCTTCCCGTGGACAACCCTGACGATCGTGTTGACGCTAGGGGTTGCGGCGGCCGCTGTCATCACCCGCGTCCTGCAGGTTCGTGGCAAACGAGCGAGGTCGTCGGCGGCCTCCGTGAGCTCGGAAACTGCGCCCTCGGATCCGTCGAACATTAGTTCGTAA
- the ripA gene encoding NlpC/P60 family peptidoglycan endopeptidase RipA: MRRSVRASTRQAYGRICAVPLTIGMLLATAMAGGVPAAIAEPGGSEDIASLVAAVANANQKLQELGASIQTQQEGVNKAIVEVEDARDAADAATREVAASQQGVADANAAIAAAQKRFDRFAAASYINGPSSSYLTATDPQDMIDAAATGQVLAVSADQVMADLQRARTEQVNRESTARLAKQKADQAAQDAQTSQDSAVAALKNAQQTFGTQRDQLQQLTAQRAAAQAKLDQAQPMSAPAAPAATPPQANPGNWDRAPGAAGQRPANWDGQWDPTLPAIPSAFVSGDPIAIINTLLGISTTSAQLTQNMGRGFLQKLGLLPTPTGYTNGAIPRVYGRQASEYVIQRAGSQIGVPYSWGGGNAAGPSRGIDSGAGTVGFDCSGLILYAFAGVGIKLPHYSGSQYNAGRKIPASQMRRGDVIFYGPGGAQHVTLYLGNGQMLEAPYTGSTVKISPVRTSGMTPYVIRYIEY; the protein is encoded by the coding sequence ATGAGACGCTCCGTTCGCGCCTCTACGCGTCAGGCGTACGGCCGCATCTGCGCCGTACCTCTGACGATTGGGATGCTGCTCGCCACGGCGATGGCGGGGGGCGTCCCGGCGGCGATCGCTGAACCGGGCGGCTCGGAGGATATCGCGAGTTTGGTTGCTGCCGTGGCCAACGCCAACCAGAAGCTGCAGGAATTGGGAGCGTCCATTCAGACGCAGCAGGAAGGCGTGAACAAGGCGATCGTCGAAGTGGAGGACGCGCGCGACGCAGCCGACGCGGCTACCCGCGAAGTGGCGGCCAGCCAGCAGGGCGTCGCCGACGCCAATGCCGCCATCGCCGCCGCGCAGAAGCGGTTCGATCGGTTCGCGGCAGCCAGCTATATCAACGGTCCGTCCAGCTCGTATCTGACCGCAACCGACCCGCAAGACATGATCGACGCCGCCGCCACCGGCCAGGTCCTGGCCGTCAGCGCCGACCAGGTGATGGCCGACCTGCAGCGGGCTCGCACCGAACAGGTGAACCGGGAGTCGACGGCCCGGCTGGCAAAACAGAAGGCGGATCAGGCCGCGCAGGATGCGCAGACCAGCCAGGATTCCGCGGTCGCGGCACTCAAGAACGCCCAGCAGACCTTCGGCACCCAACGGGACCAATTGCAGCAGCTCACCGCGCAGCGGGCCGCGGCCCAGGCCAAGCTCGACCAGGCGCAGCCCATGTCGGCCCCGGCCGCGCCTGCCGCGACACCTCCCCAGGCGAACCCGGGCAACTGGGACCGCGCCCCCGGCGCCGCCGGGCAGCGCCCCGCCAACTGGGACGGCCAGTGGGATCCGACGCTGCCCGCGATCCCGAGCGCCTTCGTCAGCGGCGACCCGATCGCGATCATCAACACCCTGCTCGGCATCTCGACGACGTCCGCGCAATTGACCCAGAACATGGGTCGCGGTTTTCTGCAGAAATTGGGACTGCTGCCCACGCCGACCGGCTACACGAACGGTGCCATCCCTCGGGTCTACGGGCGGCAGGCCTCCGAGTACGTCATCCAGCGCGCGGGATCGCAGATCGGCGTCCCGTACTCGTGGGGCGGCGGAAACGCCGCCGGCCCCAGCCGAGGCATCGATTCGGGTGCGGGCACCGTCGGTTTCGACTGCTCGGGCTTGATTCTGTACGCGTTCGCGGGCGTCGGCATCAAGCTGCCGCACTACTCGGGTTCGCAGTACAACGCCGGGCGCAAGATCCCGGCTTCACAGATGCGTCGCGGCGATGTCATCTTCTACGGGCCCGGGGGTGCCCAGCACGTGACGCTCTACCTCGGTAACGGTCAGATGCTCGAAGCGCCGTACACGGGGTCGACGGTCAAGATCTCACCCGTTCGGACCAGCGGCATGACGCCGTACGTCATCCGCTACATCGAATACTGA
- the ripB gene encoding NlpC/P60 family peptidoglycan endopeptidase RipB gives MRSKSFRPVGILASTAVAIALAIGGAGPAAAAPDGGGWDPTLPKVVSSGAPGDPVAIANASFQVSQIALQTTQSLGQQFLQSIGLMPKTAASTLPSGAVRGPQAIEYVIRRAGSQMGVPYSWGGGTLTGPGPGVDYDAGKVGFDCSGLTRYAYAGVGVQIPKYSGDQYNTGRAIPPSQAKRGDLIFYGPGGSQHVTIYLGGGKMLEASGSAGKVTVSPVRTAGMSPHLSRIIES, from the coding sequence TTGCGCTCCAAGTCGTTTCGCCCCGTCGGGATCCTGGCTTCGACGGCCGTCGCAATCGCGCTCGCCATCGGGGGTGCAGGGCCGGCCGCAGCCGCGCCCGATGGCGGCGGCTGGGACCCCACGCTGCCAAAAGTGGTGAGCTCCGGCGCCCCAGGTGATCCGGTGGCGATCGCCAATGCGTCGTTCCAGGTCAGCCAGATCGCGTTGCAGACCACGCAGAGCCTCGGCCAACAGTTCCTGCAGAGTATCGGTCTGATGCCGAAAACGGCGGCATCGACACTTCCCAGTGGTGCGGTACGGGGTCCGCAGGCCATCGAATACGTCATCCGGCGCGCCGGCAGCCAGATGGGTGTGCCCTACTCGTGGGGCGGCGGCACGCTCACCGGGCCTGGCCCCGGCGTGGACTACGACGCCGGAAAGGTCGGCTTCGACTGCTCAGGCCTGACTCGCTACGCCTATGCCGGCGTGGGTGTCCAGATTCCGAAGTATTCCGGGGATCAGTACAACACCGGGCGGGCGATTCCGCCGTCACAGGCCAAACGTGGCGATCTCATCTTCTACGGGCCCGGCGGTAGCCAGCACGTCACCATCTATCTCGGGGGCGGCAAGATGCTGGAGGCCTCGGGCAGTGCCGGCAAAGTCACGGTCAGCCCCGTGCGGACAGCGGGTATGTCGCCCCATCTGTCGCGCATCATCGAATCCTGA
- the inhA gene encoding NADH-dependent enoyl-ACP reductase InhA yields the protein MAGLLEGKRILVTGIITDSSIAFHIAKVAQEAGAELVLTGFDRMKLIQRIADRLPNPAPLLELDVQNTEHLDSLAQRITGVIGEGNKLDGVVHSIGFMPQSGMGINPFFDAPYEDIAKGIHISAYSYASLAKATLPVMNPGGSIVGMDFDPTRAMPAYNWMTVAKSALESVNRFVAREAGQIGVRSNLVAAGPIRTLAMSAIVGGALGAEAGEQMRLLEEGWNQRAPVGWDMKDPTPVAKTVCALLSDWLPATTGTVVYADGGAHTQLL from the coding sequence ATGGCAGGTTTGCTCGAGGGCAAGCGGATCCTGGTCACCGGGATCATCACCGATTCGTCCATCGCGTTCCACATCGCCAAGGTGGCCCAGGAAGCCGGGGCGGAGCTGGTGCTGACCGGTTTCGACCGGATGAAGCTGATCCAGCGCATCGCCGACCGGTTGCCCAACCCGGCTCCCTTGTTGGAACTCGACGTGCAGAACACCGAGCACCTCGACAGCCTGGCCCAGCGAATCACCGGTGTGATCGGCGAGGGCAACAAGCTTGACGGCGTGGTGCATTCGATCGGCTTCATGCCGCAGTCGGGCATGGGCATCAACCCGTTCTTCGACGCGCCGTACGAGGATATCGCCAAGGGCATCCACATCTCGGCCTACTCGTACGCCTCGCTGGCCAAAGCGACACTGCCGGTCATGAATCCCGGCGGCAGCATCGTCGGCATGGATTTCGACCCGACCCGTGCGATGCCGGCCTACAACTGGATGACGGTCGCCAAGAGTGCGCTCGAGTCGGTCAACCGGTTCGTGGCGCGGGAGGCCGGGCAGATCGGTGTCCGCTCGAATCTCGTTGCGGCCGGTCCGATCCGGACGCTCGCGATGAGCGCCATCGTCGGCGGCGCGCTCGGTGCCGAGGCCGGTGAGCAGATGCGGCTGCTGGAAGAGGGCTGGAATCAGCGTGCTCCGGTCGGCTGGGACATGAAAGACCCGACGCCGGTCGCCAAGACGGTGTGTGCTCTGCTGTCGGACTGGCTGCCGGCCACCACCGGCACCGTCGTATACGCCGACGGTGGCGCCCACACCCAGCTGCTGTAG
- a CDS encoding DUF58 domain-containing protein: MTSPARRSVDLPSLQRGEIRDPALSAALRKLELTVRRKLDGVLHGDHLGLIPGPGSEPGESRIYQPGDDVRRMDWSVTARTTMPHVRQMIADRELETWLVVDVSASLDFGTAGCEKRDLAVAAAAAITFLNSGGGNRIGAIIANGESVRRVPALSGRMHEQEMLRAIATMPKAPTGVRGDLAAAIDALRRPERRRGMAVIISDFLGPINWMRPLRAISGRHEVLGIEVLDPRDVELPDVGEVILQDAETGVTREFTIDAQLRSDFERAAAAHREEVARTLRRCDAPLLSLRTDRDWIADVVRFVANRRRGALAGR; encoded by the coding sequence GTGACCAGTCCGGCTCGCCGCTCAGTCGACCTTCCGTCGCTGCAGCGCGGCGAGATCCGTGATCCCGCGCTGTCGGCCGCGCTTCGCAAGCTCGAGCTGACGGTCCGCCGCAAGCTCGACGGCGTGCTGCACGGCGATCACCTCGGCCTGATTCCCGGCCCCGGATCAGAGCCGGGGGAGTCGCGGATCTACCAGCCCGGCGATGATGTGCGCCGGATGGACTGGTCGGTGACGGCGCGCACCACGATGCCTCACGTCCGGCAGATGATCGCCGACCGGGAGCTGGAGACTTGGCTGGTGGTCGATGTATCGGCCAGCCTCGACTTCGGCACCGCGGGCTGTGAGAAGCGCGACCTCGCGGTCGCGGCGGCCGCGGCGATTACGTTCCTCAACAGCGGCGGCGGCAACCGGATCGGCGCAATCATCGCCAACGGCGAATCGGTCCGCCGTGTTCCGGCGTTGTCGGGTCGCATGCACGAGCAAGAGATGTTGCGCGCGATTGCGACGATGCCCAAGGCGCCCACGGGTGTACGCGGCGACCTGGCCGCGGCCATCGATGCGTTGCGCAGGCCGGAACGCCGGCGTGGCATGGCCGTGATCATCAGCGACTTCCTCGGGCCGATCAACTGGATGCGTCCATTGCGGGCCATCTCGGGCCGCCACGAAGTGCTCGGTATTGAGGTGCTCGACCCTCGTGATGTGGAGCTGCCCGACGTCGGCGAAGTCATCCTGCAGGACGCTGAAACCGGCGTCACTCGAGAGTTCACCATCGACGCGCAGTTGCGCAGCGATTTCGAACGGGCGGCCGCTGCCCATCGCGAAGAAGTGGCCCGGACGTTGCGCCGGTGCGACGCGCCGCTGTTGAGCCTGCGCACCGACCGGGACTGGATCGCCGATGTGGTGCGATTTGTGGCGAACCGGCGGCGCGGCGCCCTCGCGGGCCGATGA